TTAACTTATCTAATAAATATGTCTGCAATATAGATTGGTTTGAGGATAAAATTCCAAAAAAAGTAGAGTCATTTAATTTTATCCATCCTTATGAAAAAATTTATGGGAATATCTCTTCGGTTAATGAAGTATACCGTATTCCAATAGTAATGAAAAAGGGATTTTTGTCAAAGATTGATGTAAAGCAGTCAATCTTTTTTTCATTAATCAGAAATTAACAAATTGCAGGATTCCCTATTCACTAATTAACTAATAAACTTTCAAATATTTTTGAAAAGCGTTAATTCATTCATTTATTCTTTATTACCTAAATAGTAATTATCTATTATTGGAATGATGCTTTCCATTGAGTGAGTTTTTCTAACATATGTATAACCTTCCATGCCTAATCTGTTTTGTTCTGTTTCATCCTCTAGTAAACTCTCTAGGTCTTTTTTAAATGTGTTTTTTGATGTTCTGTAGATTGATGGCTTGTACTTTTCATACAGCTCATCGGAAACATAGGTGATAACTGGTTTACGCAATGCCATGCCTTCAAGTTCAAATTTCCCAAACCATCCTATATGGGGCATAATTTTTCCTATTACTATATCTGCAGATGAGATCATTTGCAATGTTTTAGAATGAGAATAGTTTAAGATTTCTATAACCTTGCATTTACTTTCCTTTTGCAACTTATGTAAGATATCGAAATAAAAATCGTCGTTTGATGAATGATTTTTATAATATGGATAATGTGCCACAATCTTCATCCGGTTCTTTTTTATATTGATAGTAGTAGATGCAGAAATTATATCGTTATTGTTTGGATTTATATTGTTATTTTCTATTTCTGAGAAATCAACTGGATTAGGAAGCCATTTGCCATTCGGAGTATACCGTAGTAAATCCGGGGTAGAAACAAAACAATAATCTTCATCTTCTTTCCCTCTTATATCGTCTCCATGGTAATGCTTTAAATATATTTTTCCTTCGTTCCTCTTTTCTAATCGTTTTTTTAAGGTTCCATAAGGATAGTGATAGTGCCATACATCATAATTTTTCTTTAACTTTCTTAACAGTTTCCATACACTAAAAGGCGACAAATAATTAATCATTGTTCCCCCAAATTGTCTATGGATTATCTTATTAAAAACAAAAACATCTGATTTATGATCCTGTCTAGTTCTTTGATATTCTGCTATTATTGATGCTATTCCTGATACGTTATTTATATGGGCTATCCTCATAGATTAATTTATAATAAAGTTTTTTTATAATAAATTTTATTCTCTGTTGGATCTAGTATATAAAGGTTTTATTTAATATGTCACATAGACGTATCTCTTTTAGCCAAACTATAGAAGAATCGTATTTTAGAGGATAACCTATTTAGTATTAATCATATTATGATGTCAGAAAGTATGTGTTGTTTAATAACTGCGTTACACCTTTTTAATTTCAAAAAGTAAAATTCATGATCTAAAAGAAAATTCTTGTTAATCGCCATTAGAATGAGATATTTATATCACTAAATTTATAAAATTAATATATATAACAACTTTTAACAATGTCTTTGATTTTGAATGATACTAGTATCGTTAATTATTTGACCTTAAGATATGATCCAGTTATTGATTATCCTGATTCATTAACATCTGAAAATTTTGAAGAAAAAGAAGTCAAAGATGTGCGGGTAAAAATAATTGATATTGTTAAAAGGGAATTAGATCTCAAGCTATCGCAAAAGAAAATTTCAAATATTTCAATTGCATTAAGCGGTGGGATAGATTCAGGATTCACCCTTGCAATGATTAGAAAGTTTTTCCCGCAATTAAAAATCGACTCTATATGCGTTGGCTTTGGAGACAATGATGATGAAATATGTAGAGCAAGAGAAATTGCTGAAAAATATGATTCTCGTTTTCATGAATTAATGATAGAAAACGTGTTGGAGGACCTACCGAAGTTAATATCTATTGCTGGGGTTCCTAAATGGAATTTATACCAATATTATCCCCTGGAAAAAGCTAAAAGCTTTTCTGATGTATTTTTCTCAGGAGACGGTGGCGATGAAATATTTGGCGGTTATGTATTTCGTTATAAAAAGTTCTTAGATAAATTAAAAAAAGTTCATAATCCTAATTGGATAGATAAATCCAGAATATATCTAGAATGTCATGAGAGAGATTGGGTGCCTGACCAAGATAAAATATTTAATAAGAAATTAAACTTTTCATGGTTAAAGATATATGAAAACTTTAGGACCTATTTTGAAAATAATCTCTACCCTTTGAATCAAGTCTTTTTGGCCGATTTCAATGGCAAATTATTGCATGATTGGATACCATCCAATCATGAATTTGGCAAATACTTGAATCTAAATATTAACTCATTATTTTTAAACCCTGAGATGATAGCACTCTCCACCAAATTGCATTGGGAGGTAAAATACGATTACGAAAAAGATATAGGAAAACTTCCACTGTTATCGATTTTAAATGATTATCTTGGATTTAATAATTTTCATAATATAAAGAAGGGATTTTCCTTAGATCTATTAAATTTATGGAAGAATTACGGGAGAGAAATTGTATTGCATTATCTTCATAAAGACTCGGATGTTGTTAAAAATAATATTATAAATATTGAATGGATTGATAAAGCCATAAGACTAGTAGATGAATCGTTAAATTACAATTACAATATGAGAATTCGTTATATAAGCAAGCTATTGTCTGTTTTATCTTTAGAGATATGGCATCAATTAACTGTATCTGCTAAACTAAAACCTTCCTCCAAATTAAAATAATTTCTCTTCTATAGTGTGATTTTTATCCAAAACCGTTTTTAGGATGTTTGCAGAGGGTTTTTGGCATGTTATTATTGTAAATCTAGTTAGAATAGAGGTTGTTACGACAGTCTTTTTGAACCATTAAATTTAGATCTCTGTCCGTGTTAACATTTATTATTCCTGAGTGATATTTTAAGGAAATATTATTTCAGGAAAAAAACTATTAGTAAAACTAAATTAGAGAAATGGTTTATCTACTAATGTGCTACCAAAATTTTCAAAAGTCTTTTTTCGACGAAGATGGCTTGATTTTAGAAACGGACATAGTATTTATCTGGCATTTTTATTAACTTTTGTTAATTTCATCTTGATAACATATAACTTTGCTATAAAGCAATTACCATTTGGAATAGGGGAATATATGAATCTTCCATTGTTTATTCTTTTCTTTGTAGCACTATATGTACCAACTGCAATAACACTAGGAGTTTGGCATAGAAAACATCAGTATTCTGTTGAAAATGAAGCTCTTTTAAGACAAAACTGGATGTGGGCTTGGATAATGCAATATCAAATTAGATTAATTAAAGGTAAAACCAATCCAAAGGAGGACGACTATGTTATTAGTTATCTAAATGAAATATTGGTCAGGACAAATAAGGGTGAATTAGTAGGAAAGGACGATAATGTTACTCAGTTACCTAAAGAAGGAGAAGGTGACGATAAAAAATAATGAGTAGTACAAATGTCATAATGCATTTACTAATCTCCTCATTTTTTCAAAGTCGATTTCAAAGCCAAACCTCTTTTCATCCTTCTTCATGTTTTTATACATGCTCAATAACAAATTAAAATGCTTCACAGTACTTAGTTTCCCATCCATTTTGAGTCTTATAATTCGGTATACATCATAGTAATAATTGAATTTCTTTAGAATTTTTTCTCTATATTGTTTATGGTCGAACTTCACTTTTTTGTTTTTGTTCTCATCCAATACCTGCAAAAATATTTCACAACTTAACAATGATGGGATGATTCCTTCACCAAGCATTGGAAACACCGTACCGATAGATTCTCCTACTCCTATGATGTTGTCGTCGTGAAACGGTTCCATCAATTTCGGCGGTGAAAGTCGTATGGGCCTACCAATTTTTTTGATTATTCGTGCATCTGGATGAGTTTCTAAGAATTCTTTTACTCCATAATACTTTCTGTCAATATCTCCCGCCCCCATAAATCCAGTGCCTTTGCTTAAAGGAAAATACCAAAAGTATCCCCTAGCGCCCTTATATCCAATCACATGAAATTCATTAATATCTTGAATGTTTTCAACCAGATATTCATATGCAGGAATCACGAAATCCTCTTCTGGTTTGGGTAGAAATCTCCTGTGGAAACCGGTACAATCTAAAATATAATCATATTTATCCCTAGGAAACGTCTTTTTATCACAGTTAATACCATATTCTACTGTGATACCAGCGAGCAAATCGCTCTCCCATTGTTTCTTGTTATAGGTAACTAGTCCATCTAAATCGAGAAACTCTTCTTTTTGATTGGGGAGTCCCATTCTTAGCCTTCTTCCTACATGAAAAATATAATTATTAAAATTGAGTCCTGCTTTATTAGAAAAGTACTCTAACATATGCCTTGAAGCTCCCCATGCACATACCGGCCAATGCATTTCTTTCTTATTTGATTCGAAGATAGTTATTT
The DNA window shown above is from Candidatus Nitrosocosmicus arcticus and carries:
- a CDS encoding NAD(P)/FAD-dependent oxidoreductase; translated protein: MKIAVIGAGVAGSYLGGMLYKRGHEITIFESNKKEMHWPVCAWGASRHMLEYFSNKAGLNFNNYIFHVGRRLRMGLPNQKEEFLDLDGLVTYNKKQWESDLLAGITVEYGINCDKKTFPRDKYDYILDCTGFHRRFLPKPEEDFVIPAYEYLVENIQDINEFHVIGYKGARGYFWYFPLSKGTGFMGAGDIDRKYYGVKEFLETHPDARIIKKIGRPIRLSPPKLMEPFHDDNIIGVGESIGTVFPMLGEGIIPSLLSCEIFLQVLDENKNKKVKFDHKQYREKILKKFNYYYDVYRIIRLKMDGKLSTVKHFNLLLSMYKNMKKDEKRFGFEIDFEKMRRLVNAL
- a CDS encoding asparagine synthase C-terminal domain-containing protein, which translates into the protein MNDTSIVNYLTLRYDPVIDYPDSLTSENFEEKEVKDVRVKIIDIVKRELDLKLSQKKISNISIALSGGIDSGFTLAMIRKFFPQLKIDSICVGFGDNDDEICRAREIAEKYDSRFHELMIENVLEDLPKLISIAGVPKWNLYQYYPLEKAKSFSDVFFSGDGGDEIFGGYVFRYKKFLDKLKKVHNPNWIDKSRIYLECHERDWVPDQDKIFNKKLNFSWLKIYENFRTYFENNLYPLNQVFLADFNGKLLHDWIPSNHEFGKYLNLNINSLFLNPEMIALSTKLHWEVKYDYEKDIGKLPLLSILNDYLGFNNFHNIKKGFSLDLLNLWKNYGREIVLHYLHKDSDVVKNNIINIEWIDKAIRLVDESLNYNYNMRIRYISKLLSVLSLEIWHQLTVSAKLKPSSKLK